The nucleotide window GGGAAAGTAAGGAATGCCTGTTTTCTGTCTGACAAAGAATTTCATTGATTAGATTTCGTGGAAACAAATCCACAAAAATTCCAGTAGAGCCTAAAAAAATAAGATCACAATTTGTGAAAAAAACTAATTTGTCATTAATACGGGGTTGCTTTAAAATCAATTGAAAAATAGATTATTACGTAACATTTTTCTGTTATTGACCCTCCCCCCATCTCCCTCCCTTAAATAGGGGATGAGGAGTGAGGGGGTGGGTTGAAAAAAAGTAAATACTAAAATCCGATTTTTTCATAGCCTTCTAAACATGAATCCGGTGAATCCTAAAAGGGGCTGGCCATGAAATTCGAGCTTCGCTACGGCCGATCAAAAACCGTGGTTGCTGTGCCCGATCATCTTGAAATTCTTACGATCGTACCGGCCGATCTTCCGAAAGCGGAATCCGGTCAAGAAATGGTTCAATACGCCATTGAACATCCTCTGGGAACACCGCCTTTACAAAACCTGCTTTCTTCTCAATCCAAACTATGTGTTGTCCTTCCCGACAAAACCCGTGACGCCCGGACAGACCTCATTCTGCCGGTTCTGCTGAAGGCCATCCGTGCGGCGGGTGTGCCGTCCAAACAGGTAAAATTCCTATTTGCAAACGGAAGCCATGCCGGAATGGCGGATCGGGAAAAAGAGGCTATTTTGGGTAGTGAGATTGCAGAAACGTACGCCTTCGAGGAACACGATTGTTCCCAAAGTGCTCTGAAATATGTGGGAACCACGCCAAGAGGAATCCCGGTTCGGGTGAATCGCCTGGTTACGGATTCCGATTTTGTTATTGTTGCCGGTACCGTGGTTCACCACTATTTTGCCGGATTTGGCGGCGGCCCCAAAATGATTGTTCCCGGAGTGGCTGCCTGCGATACCATCACCCAAAATCACAAAATGGCCGTTTTGAGTGAGAATTCCGTTTTGCACCCCAATTGCCGTCCCGGACATGTGAAAGGAAATCCGGTTTACGAAGACATTGAAGATGCCTTTCAAATGGTAAACATCGGATTCAGCGTTCAGGTTGTACTCGATTATAACCACGAAATTCAGGCTGCATTTGCCGGGGATACCCTTCTGGCTCATAAAAAATGTCGCAGAATTATTGAAAAAATGAACCGCGTTCCCATCCCTCAGACATTCGATTGCGTCATAGTCAGTGCCGGCGGGTTTCCAAAGGATGTGAATCTCATTCAGGCACACAAGGCCATTTACAACGCCTTTCAGGCGGTGAAACCGGGCGGGTGCATGATTGTTCTGGCGAAATGTGATGACGGCATCGGCTCCAGAACGTTCTTACAGTGGTTTGATTATTCGGGGCTGGCGGAAATGAAACGGGCGGTTATGGAAAACTACGCGCTGAACGGAAATACGGCGCTTTCTTTGAAAGAGAAACTGAATCAATCCACGATGTACTTAATTTCGGATTTGGATAAATCGATTAGCCGGAGGATCGGTTTTGTGCCGGTAAGCTCGTTTGAAGAAGCCTGGGCACAGGCCAGCCGTGATTTCAACATGAATTCGGTTGCGGTTTTGCCTTTTGGCGATGTAACGCTTCCCGAATTAAGGGCAGAATAGGATGAAAACACATATCGCAGGCAGTTTGGTTTTTTTGGCGGCGGGTGTCCTCTTTTTGAACTGTGCCGCTTTCCGCCCGAAGCCCATTTTTGTTTCGGGTCCCTCTCACAAAAGTCCTGAAAAACCAGCGGCCGTTTCCCGCACGTCTCCGCCCAATTCAGCCTCAAAACCAGTGGAGCAAAAAGCAGGGGCGAAAAAGAGGCCGGTGTCTGAAGAAAAAGGCAGCCCCGTTTCTTCCGGAAAATCCCGGACAAACGCATGGCGATTCCGGCAGGAGATGATGCGGGCCATTGACGATTATCTGGGGACCCCGTACAAATGGGGAGGTGAAAATGCCCGCGGAATGGATTGCTCGGGATTTGTTAAAGTGATTTTCCAACAAGTTTCGGGACTGAGTTTACCCCACAGCGTTGAAAAGTTGGCCGGGGAAGGGGAACCGGTTTCGCTTTCAAACCTGCAATTTGGGGACCTGATCTTTTTCCGCAAATCCGGCAGCGGCCGGCTTTTTCACGTAGGAATTTATTTGGGCAGCGGCAATTTTGCCCATGCGAGTACGCAAAATGGTGTAACCATCTCCAGCCTTTCGGAGCCCTATTACAAGCGCCGTGCGGCCTTTGGAAGGCGGTTGATCCGTTGATCGGTTCCCTGCCGATTTGCGCGTTTTTCTAATCCTACTCATACCGAAGCGATTCCACCGGTTCCAGATGGGCCGCCTGCCGTGCAGGAAAAAGCCCCGCAAACAGGCCAATCAGTCCGAGAATAAAAACAGAAATACCCATGATGAGCGGGGAGAGGATCGGGCGTCCCAGGTATTCAAAAGGAGGGCGGTCGAAGGGCAAGAGTCCCATGGCCTGGACTACGAGCCATGCGAGCAGGAGTCCGAGTCCGCCGCCCAGAACCGTAATCAAAAGGGACTCAAAGATGAACTGCGAGAGGATGTGCGATCGCTTGGCACCGACCGCTTTTTTAATTCCAATTTCCCGGGTGCGTTCTTTGACGATAACAAACATGATATTGGCCACTCCCACCCCGGCCACAAGCAGCGTCAGGCCCCCGACGATTCCCAAAAAGATCTGAATCCCAATAAAAATTCGTCTGGATAACCGCTCTGCCTCAATAAAATTATTGATCCAAAGGGCATTGGAATCCGTTGGATCGAAGCGGTGCTTCCGGCCCAGTAGAACGCGAATTTGCTTTTCCAGCAGAGACGCCTGCCCCGGATTTTTGGGGCGGATGACAATCTGGCGTACATACTGCTCCCCATAAATGGCCTGGTGGGTTGTGGCCGGCATAATGGCCCGCCTGGAATCGGGGCCGTTGTTCATGGAGGTTTGGAGTTTCTTTTGGAGAATACCGATGACGGTAAACGGAATCGTGTCAATTTTCAGGGATTTTCCCACCGGATTTTCTCGTCCGAAGAGTTCCTCGGCAATTTCGCTGCCAAGAACGACCACGCGTCGTTTTTCCCGGACATCCAGAGTGTTGATAAACCGTCCGCCCCGGATGGGGTACATCCGGCGCATGATCTCAAAGGCCGGTTCCACGCCAACGCCGTACGTTAACGCAGATGTTTTCCCTCGGGTCAGCCGTGTGCCCCAATGCCCGTATTGAATGCTGATCCACCCAATGCCCGACAAGGAGCTTTTAAGCCATTTTTCGTCGTCGGGTGTCAGCCGGATGCGCCGTCCCTCTGGCAACCCGCGGAAACTTTTGCTGGTCTGCCCGCCGTAAATGATGAGAATTTTGTCTCCGGCATTTAATATCCCGTTAACCATCGTATGTTTAAAGCCCTGCCCGAAAGCCAGAAGCAGAACAACAGCCAGGGTTCCCCAGGCGATGGCCGAGGCCGTCAGAAAAGCCCGTGTTTTTTGCAGGCGTAAATCCTGGAAGAATTCCCGAATGTAAAACCAGCGAAACGTCATAATTCACTCACTAACTGTAACGTAAACAATCAATTGGATTCATTCGTGAAGCTTTTCTGGCGGGGAAAAACCCTGCCAGCAGTCCAACGATACCTAAAATGAGCATCACAACAAGAAAGACAGTTCCGGAAAACTCCGGGTAACCCACAAAATCTCCTATGGGAAGTATCCGTGCCAAACGAATCATTCCAATAGAGAGGATAAAGCCCGCACCGGCGCCGATACCCACAATCACAAATGTTTCACCAAGAAATTGAAACAGGATGTCCCGCCGGTGTGCCCCAATAGCGCGCTTAATGCCAATTTCCCGGGTGCGTTCCCGCACAACGATGTACATGATATTGGCCACCCCAATACCCCCCACAAACAGGGTAAAACTCCCGATAATTCCCAGAAAAATATTCAGACCCAAAAAGAATTGGTTTATCATTTTGTCCATTTCGGTTGTATCCCACAACGAAATGGCATTTTTGTCGGTGGGATCAAACTTGTATTTCTTTCCCAATACGTCGTAAACTCTTTTGGTAATATACTCAGAATAGGCAGGGTTGGCCGGTTTGTACACGAGATCGCTTATCCTTTTTGTACCAAAGAAAGCGGAGAAGGTACTGGCCGGAATGAATGCGCGATCCTGATCCCGGCGGTTGTAGCTTGAATTTTGAGTTTTGTGTTTCATTACCCCAACAATCAGAAAAGGAACACCGTTGAGCAGAACATTTTTGCCAACAGCCGGTTCACGGCCAAACAGGCGGTATTTAATTGAATCGCCAAGAAAAACGACATGGCGGCTTTTGGCCATATCCAGCACATTTAAAAACCGACCACCGGGCAGGGGAATAATATTTCGAATGGCCGCATATTTTGGATTTACCCCGCTCACAAGTGGGCGGGCGATCCTGGTGTCCTTTCTCAGGATGGCATTCCAGTTTGAAAATTCGGGACTGATCGTTTGGATTTCGGGAATTTCCCGCGCCAAAAGAGCGGCATCGTCTTCAACCAGACGAACCGGTCTGCCGATGCCAAATCCCTGAAAGGGCTTCGTGGTACTTCCCGGAAAAAGAATCACGATGCCTTCACCCAATCCGTGCATATTTTTGGCCGATTGTTTTTTAAATCCGGTCCCAAAGGAAAGCAGAATAACCACGGCGACCGTTCCCCACATGATTCCGAAAACGGTTAGAAACACGCGCAGCTTTTGCACCCGCAGGTCGTGGACGAATTCTTGTAATTCATTAACTATCAGCATGTGCAGATCATCGATTCCGTCAAATAGTGTTATTGAATGGTTCGTGTTGGTTTTTCAAAAACTTCATCGCCCTCTTTTAAACCCGAGACGACTTCAATCGCGAGGGCATTACTGAGTCCCACACGGATAGGTTTTTCGTGGGGTTTTCCGTCTTTTCCTTTAATCCGAACAAAGGCC belongs to Calditrichota bacterium and includes:
- a CDS encoding ABC transporter permease, whose amino-acid sequence is MTFRWFYIREFFQDLRLQKTRAFLTASAIAWGTLAVVLLLAFGQGFKHTMVNGILNAGDKILIIYGGQTSKSFRGLPEGRRIRLTPDDEKWLKSSLSGIGWISIQYGHWGTRLTRGKTSALTYGVGVEPAFEIMRRMYPIRGGRFINTLDVREKRRVVVLGSEIAEELFGRENPVGKSLKIDTIPFTVIGILQKKLQTSMNNGPDSRRAIMPATTHQAIYGEQYVRQIVIRPKNPGQASLLEKQIRVLLGRKHRFDPTDSNALWINNFIEAERLSRRIFIGIQIFLGIVGGLTLLVAGVGVANIMFVIVKERTREIGIKKAVGAKRSHILSQFIFESLLITVLGGGLGLLLAWLVVQAMGLLPFDRPPFEYLGRPILSPLIMGISVFILGLIGLFAGLFPARQAAHLEPVESLRYE
- the larA gene encoding nickel-dependent lactate racemase — translated: MKFELRYGRSKTVVAVPDHLEILTIVPADLPKAESGQEMVQYAIEHPLGTPPLQNLLSSQSKLCVVLPDKTRDARTDLILPVLLKAIRAAGVPSKQVKFLFANGSHAGMADREKEAILGSEIAETYAFEEHDCSQSALKYVGTTPRGIPVRVNRLVTDSDFVIVAGTVVHHYFAGFGGGPKMIVPGVAACDTITQNHKMAVLSENSVLHPNCRPGHVKGNPVYEDIEDAFQMVNIGFSVQVVLDYNHEIQAAFAGDTLLAHKKCRRIIEKMNRVPIPQTFDCVIVSAGGFPKDVNLIQAHKAIYNAFQAVKPGGCMIVLAKCDDGIGSRTFLQWFDYSGLAEMKRAVMENYALNGNTALSLKEKLNQSTMYLISDLDKSISRRIGFVPVSSFEEAWAQASRDFNMNSVAVLPFGDVTLPELRAE
- a CDS encoding ABC transporter permease; the encoded protein is MLIVNELQEFVHDLRVQKLRVFLTVFGIMWGTVAVVILLSFGTGFKKQSAKNMHGLGEGIVILFPGSTTKPFQGFGIGRPVRLVEDDAALLAREIPEIQTISPEFSNWNAILRKDTRIARPLVSGVNPKYAAIRNIIPLPGGRFLNVLDMAKSRHVVFLGDSIKYRLFGREPAVGKNVLLNGVPFLIVGVMKHKTQNSSYNRRDQDRAFIPASTFSAFFGTKRISDLVYKPANPAYSEYITKRVYDVLGKKYKFDPTDKNAISLWDTTEMDKMINQFFLGLNIFLGIIGSFTLFVGGIGVANIMYIVVRERTREIGIKRAIGAHRRDILFQFLGETFVIVGIGAGAGFILSIGMIRLARILPIGDFVGYPEFSGTVFLVVMLILGIVGLLAGFFPARKASRMNPIDCLRYS